From a single Aneurinibacillus sp. REN35 genomic region:
- a CDS encoding FMN-dependent NADH-azoreductase, with product MAKVLYVTANPKPVELAFSLRLGESFLEEYKQHSPQDTIEHLDLYKDDIPLIDGMVLGAWGKVAQNEELSAEEKRVLGRMTELLDQFIAADKLIFVTPMWNLSYPPMLKAYIDNIVIAGKTFKYTENGPQGLLADKRCMHIQGRGGIYSEGPAVDAEFTDKYLKSIMGFIGITDYSHIYVEGMAAAPDRADEIFAEAEAKAKKAAAEFARDYQRA from the coding sequence GTGGCAAAAGTATTGTATGTAACCGCAAATCCGAAGCCTGTAGAATTGGCGTTCAGCTTACGACTTGGAGAGAGTTTCTTAGAGGAATATAAGCAGCACAGCCCGCAGGATACAATTGAGCATCTTGATTTATATAAAGACGACATTCCGTTAATTGATGGAATGGTGCTCGGTGCATGGGGCAAGGTAGCACAAAATGAAGAATTGAGTGCGGAAGAAAAGCGTGTATTGGGCCGCATGACAGAGTTGCTTGACCAATTTATTGCTGCCGATAAGTTGATTTTTGTAACTCCAATGTGGAATTTAAGCTATCCTCCTATGCTGAAGGCGTATATTGATAACATTGTTATCGCCGGTAAAACATTCAAATACACAGAAAATGGGCCACAAGGTCTTCTTGCTGACAAGCGCTGCATGCATATTCAAGGTCGCGGTGGAATTTATTCCGAGGGTCCGGCTGTGGATGCTGAATTTACAGATAAATATCTAAAAAGTATTATGGGCTTTATCGGAATTACCGACTACAGCCACATCTATGTTGAGGGTATGGCTGCAGCACCGGATCGTGCAGACGAGATTTTTGCTGAGGCGGAAGCAAAAGCGAAAAAAGCTGCTGCCGAATTTGCCAGGGACTATCAGCGTGCATAA
- a CDS encoding LamB/YcsF family protein, giving the protein MKIDINCDMGESFGMYELGNDEEMMKYVSTINVACGYHAGDPLVMRRTVELAKHYGINVGAHPGFPDLMGFGRRRMTATAEEVENYILYQVGALQAFLHAYDMQLSHIKPHGAMYMMAMENDDLAQAVLNATEKIDKRLPLFALNNSSLARLGQEQGFNIIFEVYADREHDETGGIVMTRKGADYTDMEERARRVVRMITEGKVVTHDGKDIGLKAETVCIHGDHPDAPKLAQAIIQQLDKEGIDRNADFFVQQA; this is encoded by the coding sequence ATGAAAATCGACATCAATTGCGATATGGGCGAAAGCTTCGGCATGTATGAATTAGGTAATGATGAAGAAATGATGAAATATGTAAGTACCATTAATGTGGCCTGCGGCTATCATGCAGGTGATCCATTGGTGATGCGGCGCACAGTAGAGCTTGCCAAGCACTATGGAATTAATGTGGGGGCGCATCCCGGTTTTCCGGATCTTATGGGCTTCGGTCGACGACGCATGACAGCGACAGCGGAAGAAGTGGAGAACTACATTCTATACCAGGTAGGCGCACTTCAAGCGTTCCTGCATGCATATGATATGCAGCTATCCCACATTAAACCACACGGTGCGATGTATATGATGGCAATGGAAAATGATGATCTTGCCCAAGCCGTTCTTAATGCTACAGAAAAGATTGACAAGCGCCTGCCGCTCTTTGCGCTGAATAATTCATCACTAGCACGACTCGGTCAAGAACAGGGCTTCAACATTATATTTGAAGTATACGCAGACCGTGAACATGATGAAACCGGTGGTATTGTTATGACACGCAAAGGCGCAGATTATACCGATATGGAAGAGAGAGCCCGCCGCGTAGTGCGTATGATTACGGAAGGGAAGGTCGTGACGCATGACGGAAAAGATATTGGGCTAAAGGCTGAAACAGTATGCATACACGGTGATCATCCTGATGCGCCAAAATTGGCACAAGCGATCATTCAGCAGCTTGATAAGGAGGGCATTGATCGCAATGCTGACTTCTTCGTACAGCAAGCGTAG
- a CDS encoding pyridoxamine 5'-phosphate oxidase family protein, with protein sequence MDRSQLEQKISAVMDNNEVCSFATVEGNKPHVRYMVLFHDGLTIYLATNRKTHKVEELENNPNVHIIVGFDGTWSSEILQISGTGTVTKDDSLREKVWNEKYFKRWFDGPQDPNYVILEITPNRIEYFAGETEPEVWEA encoded by the coding sequence ATGGATCGAAGCCAGCTAGAGCAGAAGATTTCGGCTGTCATGGATAACAACGAAGTCTGCTCCTTTGCTACCGTGGAAGGAAACAAGCCGCATGTTCGCTATATGGTGCTCTTCCATGACGGACTCACCATCTATCTTGCCACGAACCGCAAAACGCATAAGGTTGAGGAGTTGGAAAACAACCCGAACGTCCACATCATTGTCGGCTTTGACGGAACCTGGTCCTCTGAGATTCTGCAAATCAGCGGGACGGGAACAGTCACCAAGGATGACAGCCTGCGTGAAAAGGTATGGAACGAAAAATATTTCAAGCGCTGGTTTGATGGCCCGCAGGACCCGAATTATGTGATCCTTGAGATTACGCCGAACCGCATTGAATACTTCGCTGGGGAAACCGAGCCTGAAGTATGGGAAGCATAA
- a CDS encoding ferritin-like domain-containing protein translates to MDQKLQELIDGLNEDLANEYAAVIMYTYNAATVSGLSRQVLKPFFEQEVPDELGHASYLAEKISMLGGTPVVEPAPVKQPKDVKSMLEQALQAETETIERYKQRLEQADAAGQIALKVKLEDMIADETGHKEELERLLEDPRLC, encoded by the coding sequence ATGGATCAAAAACTACAAGAACTCATTGATGGATTAAACGAAGATCTTGCTAACGAATATGCTGCTGTGATTATGTATACTTACAACGCGGCGACTGTTTCAGGCTTAAGCCGCCAGGTACTTAAGCCGTTCTTCGAGCAGGAAGTTCCAGATGAACTCGGTCATGCTTCCTATCTGGCAGAGAAAATCTCAATGCTGGGCGGCACGCCGGTTGTAGAACCTGCACCCGTTAAGCAGCCTAAAGATGTAAAATCAATGCTTGAACAAGCGCTTCAAGCTGAAACGGAAACGATCGAACGCTACAAGCAGCGCTTAGAGCAAGCCGATGCAGCGGGTCAGATCGCATTGAAGGTGAAGCTTGAAGACATGATTGCAGACGAGACCGGTCATAAGGAAGAACTAGAACGTCTGCTTGAAGATCCACGCCTTTGCTAA
- a CDS encoding protease complex subunit PrcB family protein encodes MKKGTAKTFAVGVFAGIALMSAAGFSYAALTKIDVSMKPTTFVMNGQEIKPSDKEQQYFNGMNYVPASFIHQDTTYVPLRFISEKLGLHVGYNAANQTISLGEKKVAEKPLKFEVAYPSPGTAPAVSPRIQGWFDDHKKQKFADSIWDTDSIYVGIAAGAKPNGGYSVQVVGVVERGNDVVVKVKYNEPEPGRMYTQVITYPATLIKIPITNKKITFETVTN; translated from the coding sequence ATGAAAAAAGGTACAGCTAAAACGTTTGCGGTGGGGGTGTTTGCAGGCATTGCGCTTATGAGCGCAGCCGGATTCTCGTACGCCGCACTGACCAAGATAGATGTAAGCATGAAGCCTACCACGTTTGTTATGAATGGACAGGAAATAAAACCAAGCGATAAAGAGCAGCAGTATTTTAACGGCATGAATTACGTTCCGGCGTCATTCATCCATCAAGATACAACCTATGTGCCGCTGCGTTTTATTTCTGAGAAGCTTGGACTGCACGTAGGGTATAATGCGGCAAATCAAACCATTTCACTGGGGGAGAAAAAAGTGGCTGAGAAACCATTAAAATTCGAGGTGGCATATCCTTCTCCTGGTACAGCACCTGCCGTCTCACCGCGCATTCAAGGTTGGTTCGATGATCATAAGAAGCAGAAGTTTGCTGACTCCATCTGGGATACTGACAGCATCTATGTAGGAATTGCTGCGGGTGCGAAGCCGAATGGAGGCTATAGCGTGCAGGTTGTTGGTGTTGTAGAGAGAGGAAATGATGTAGTTGTAAAAGTAAAATACAATGAACCGGAACCGGGCAGGATGTATACACAGGTCATTACGTATCCGGCCACATTGATTAAAATTCCTATTACGAATAAAAAGATTACATTTGAAACGGTTACGAATTAG
- a CDS encoding anti-sigma factor, with product MKCPNEGFLQSYLDGEVDREARKRFSSHLQHCTACRSRMEEIKKLEQWAELALQEALPQPSAEDVQIDTEAAWKRFEKRIQSPSSITTRKREGKSMNKSYKKLLTGAAAAGIVLGSFTIPQVQVAASSFLSIFRVDQVEMVKLTQTDISEIENWMANGENGVKEIKGIGKVWIDEKDAEQQAQQHFNKAEEAEKAGHAIPAAPKGFAFAGLDISPTFQIHAQLDTEKANALLKQVKAKTFFDEKLDNKPFSIAVPEMKNYHFNSEATSKNGPVSQLNYGIVGAPEIKVPEEVNMDELRNTLLSLPFIPQNVKQQLAGIKDWQRTLPIPYVEDSKNQMRSVTVQGVKGFAYKTEYQTFLIWQKGDKIHHLEMYDDKKEKSIDALIALANQLQ from the coding sequence ATGAAATGCCCAAATGAAGGATTTCTTCAGTCATATCTAGATGGAGAAGTTGATCGTGAAGCAAGAAAGAGGTTCTCCTCTCATCTACAGCACTGCACAGCATGCCGTAGCCGAATGGAAGAAATCAAGAAGCTTGAGCAATGGGCAGAGCTTGCCCTGCAGGAAGCACTGCCGCAGCCATCAGCCGAGGATGTGCAGATTGATACGGAAGCCGCCTGGAAGCGGTTTGAGAAGCGCATACAATCACCATCCTCCATCACGACAAGAAAAAGAGAGGGAAAATCAATGAACAAATCGTATAAAAAATTACTCACAGGCGCTGCCGCAGCAGGGATTGTGCTCGGCTCCTTCACCATCCCACAGGTACAGGTGGCGGCAAGCAGCTTCCTTTCCATCTTCCGTGTGGATCAAGTGGAGATGGTAAAGCTCACCCAAACCGATATTAGCGAAATCGAGAATTGGATGGCGAACGGAGAAAACGGTGTAAAAGAAATCAAGGGCATCGGGAAAGTATGGATCGACGAAAAGGACGCAGAGCAGCAGGCACAGCAACACTTCAATAAAGCAGAAGAAGCGGAAAAAGCCGGGCATGCTATCCCAGCGGCACCTAAAGGATTTGCATTTGCAGGTCTTGATATTTCTCCTACCTTCCAAATCCATGCACAGCTCGACACTGAAAAAGCGAATGCCCTGTTAAAACAAGTAAAAGCGAAAACCTTCTTTGACGAGAAGCTCGACAACAAGCCGTTCTCCATCGCTGTACCTGAAATGAAAAATTACCATTTCAACTCTGAGGCGACGTCTAAAAACGGTCCCGTTTCCCAGCTGAACTACGGAATCGTGGGCGCTCCGGAGATTAAGGTACCGGAAGAGGTGAATATGGATGAACTGCGCAATACCCTGCTTTCTCTTCCATTTATCCCGCAAAATGTGAAGCAGCAGCTTGCAGGCATTAAGGATTGGCAGCGCACCCTTCCGATTCCATATGTAGAGGATAGCAAAAATCAAATGCGTTCGGTCACGGTGCAGGGCGTAAAAGGGTTTGCATATAAGACAGAGTATCAAACCTTCTTGATCTGGCAAAAAGGGGACAAAATCCACCACCTTGAAATGTATGATGACAAAAAAGAAAAAAGCATCGATGCTCTGATCGCCTTGGCTAATCAGCTACAATAA
- a CDS encoding CAP domain-containing protein encodes MRKTVGKLTVSLLALTAAFTTGVWIGTSEADDFKETISAYFYPVTYYFDGKKDTSDPKVYKNNGNAVPKTITYEGTTYVPLRYIGEKLGKEVGYDHSTRSVWLGQKPKLSTPQPPPQSKVGTVSSSFKADLGDRWDTVRKKLGNEKAAYTGVKQTKWWIYDKQWVGFRDGHVAELFSNDPSAQYNGVKIGMSRGEVEKKLKYVAKPEWELYGAKFIFSNDSGEKVLYKNGLHAVIAYYDTLDNKRLLGLRIVNPAEIVQKKYFSYTYQYTKKPVIPSYPTDTATVNRDAAKQVLWITNIERSKKKAQTLTWSDQAAASAYKHSKDMSDHNYFSHTTYSGKSPFDLMAEQKIKYTLAAENIAMGYPDPIEAVFGWMNSAGHRKSLLNPSFKKLGVGVYGTYYTQHFFTP; translated from the coding sequence GTGAGAAAAACAGTAGGCAAACTAACGGTTTCTCTACTTGCATTGACAGCTGCATTTACAACAGGAGTATGGATCGGGACAAGCGAAGCCGATGACTTTAAAGAAACCATCTCGGCCTACTTTTATCCTGTTACTTATTACTTTGATGGGAAAAAGGATACAAGTGATCCAAAGGTTTATAAAAACAACGGAAATGCTGTGCCGAAAACAATTACATACGAAGGAACCACATATGTTCCGTTGCGCTATATCGGCGAGAAGCTTGGTAAAGAAGTAGGGTATGACCATAGTACACGCTCTGTTTGGCTCGGCCAAAAACCGAAGCTCAGTACACCGCAGCCTCCCCCGCAGTCAAAAGTAGGCACAGTCTCATCGAGCTTCAAGGCAGATCTGGGTGATCGCTGGGATACTGTCAGAAAAAAGCTTGGTAACGAAAAAGCTGCCTATACTGGAGTAAAGCAGACCAAGTGGTGGATATATGATAAACAATGGGTCGGCTTTCGTGATGGGCATGTAGCGGAACTGTTCTCTAACGATCCCTCAGCACAGTATAATGGGGTGAAGATAGGAATGAGCCGCGGCGAGGTAGAAAAAAAGCTGAAATATGTGGCAAAACCGGAATGGGAATTGTATGGAGCGAAGTTCATCTTCTCCAATGACAGTGGGGAGAAAGTATTATATAAAAATGGTTTACATGCCGTTATTGCGTACTATGATACGCTCGATAACAAACGATTATTAGGGCTCCGCATTGTTAATCCTGCTGAAATTGTCCAGAAGAAGTACTTTAGCTACACCTATCAGTATACAAAGAAGCCGGTCATTCCTTCTTACCCAACAGATACGGCAACGGTAAACCGTGATGCTGCTAAGCAGGTGCTATGGATTACGAATATCGAGCGTTCGAAGAAGAAGGCGCAGACGCTGACCTGGAGTGACCAAGCCGCTGCTTCGGCCTACAAGCACAGCAAGGACATGAGCGATCATAACTATTTTTCGCACACAACATACAGCGGTAAATCCCCATTTGATTTAATGGCGGAACAGAAGATTAAGTATACATTGGCTGCTGAGAACATTGCGATGGGCTACCCTGATCCGATTGAAGCGGTGTTCGGATGGATGAACAGCGCCGGCCATCGGAAAAGCTTACTGAATCCATCCTTTAAAAAGTTGGGCGTAGGTGTATATGGAACGTACTATACGCAGCATTTCTTCACACCATAA
- a CDS encoding ABC transporter ATP-binding protein codes for MNEYVIETYQLTKQYNGKAGCRDITLSVPKGVVFGFLGPNGAGKSTFVRTLLGLLHPTAGSGHILGSPIGSVESRQKVGYLPELFRYPDWLTGRQLLEAHADLCRLPRSLRAERIDFLIGRVGLAGRGNEKIRGYSKGMQQRIGLACALLSDPDIVFLDEPTSALDPIGRREVRELMAELRDEGKTVFLNSHLLSEVESICDHIAIIHRGELVVQGEWRSLAAVHPQVELTLSSAPTDLWNRVSPLVQSADLLSEAGEKSQWLIGLSAEDDVAQLIHQLSTMGISIYQVIPRVPHLEDVFMHWVNQKEEQDSHVDYR; via the coding sequence ATGAACGAATATGTAATCGAAACATACCAGCTTACAAAGCAGTACAACGGCAAGGCCGGCTGCCGTGATATTACCCTCTCCGTTCCGAAAGGAGTCGTTTTCGGATTCCTTGGTCCGAACGGAGCCGGCAAGAGCACATTCGTGCGCACGCTGCTCGGTCTTCTGCATCCGACAGCGGGGAGCGGACACATTCTCGGCTCCCCGATCGGAAGCGTGGAGTCAAGACAAAAAGTTGGCTACCTGCCGGAGCTTTTCCGCTATCCGGATTGGCTAACAGGCCGCCAACTGCTTGAGGCACATGCAGATTTGTGTCGGCTGCCGCGCAGCCTACGCGCAGAACGCATTGACTTTCTGATTGGGCGGGTCGGACTGGCCGGTCGCGGCAATGAAAAAATCCGCGGCTATTCGAAAGGAATGCAGCAGCGGATCGGACTGGCCTGCGCCCTTTTATCAGACCCAGACATCGTCTTTCTTGATGAGCCAACCTCTGCGCTTGACCCAATCGGACGACGTGAAGTTCGTGAATTGATGGCCGAGCTGCGCGATGAAGGCAAGACGGTCTTTTTAAACAGCCACCTGCTCAGCGAAGTGGAATCGATCTGCGACCACATTGCCATCATCCATCGCGGAGAGCTGGTTGTGCAGGGTGAATGGCGCAGCCTAGCTGCCGTACATCCTCAGGTGGAACTGACGCTCTCCTCTGCTCCTACCGACCTGTGGAATCGTGTCAGCCCGCTCGTACAAAGCGCCGACCTGCTCAGTGAAGCAGGAGAAAAAAGCCAGTGGTTGATTGGTTTATCTGCGGAAGATGACGTAGCCCAACTGATCCATCAGCTAAGCACAATGGGCATTTCCATCTATCAAGTCATCCCCCGCGTCCCTCACCTAGAGGACGTGTTTATGCACTGGGTCAATCAAAAGGAGGAGCAGGATTCGCATGTGGATTATCGCTAA
- a CDS encoding ABC transporter permease: protein MWIIAKLTWREILSKRIFHITLFMSFAFLLFYGIATYYAAQEAAEGMSGHTSPADFILAQTFFATQLLGIGLYFAAFITALLAILSSVGSIASDIESHQIDMLLARPLRRRSIVLGKFVGLGILLVAYAVCLFLGVLGINQWLGGEYLRFEVTTLQVIKSLATFIIQPLLLAAVALLFSSMMTTVNGGIILIVLYGISFIGGFVEQLGVLMEKTAMINMGIISSLIFPLDSLFRKMTIYLFDTAGDPLSFATQGLFGSLSTPSNLMIFYALLYGAAALWLSIRYFAARDV from the coding sequence ATGTGGATTATCGCTAAACTGACGTGGCGGGAAATTCTGTCCAAACGTATTTTTCATATTACTTTATTTATGTCGTTCGCTTTTCTGCTCTTTTACGGGATTGCTACATACTACGCTGCCCAGGAAGCTGCAGAGGGAATGAGCGGACATACTTCACCAGCAGACTTCATTCTAGCGCAGACGTTCTTTGCTACCCAGCTTCTCGGCATCGGCCTGTATTTTGCCGCGTTTATTACCGCTCTGCTGGCGATTTTAAGCAGCGTCGGCAGCATTGCCAGCGACATCGAAAGCCACCAGATAGATATGCTGCTCGCCCGTCCCCTGCGCCGCAGATCGATTGTTCTCGGCAAATTTGTTGGACTTGGTATTTTATTGGTTGCCTATGCCGTGTGCCTCTTTCTCGGCGTGTTGGGCATCAACCAATGGCTTGGCGGAGAATACCTGCGCTTTGAGGTAACCACCCTGCAGGTGATAAAATCGCTTGCTACGTTTATCATCCAGCCGCTGCTGCTAGCCGCGGTTGCCCTGCTTTTCAGCAGCATGATGACGACCGTGAACGGGGGCATTATTCTTATCGTGCTGTACGGCATCAGCTTCATCGGCGGATTTGTGGAGCAGCTTGGCGTATTGATGGAGAAAACAGCCATGATCAATATGGGCATTATCTCCAGCCTTATTTTCCCGCTTGATTCGCTGTTCCGTAAGATGACCATTTATTTGTTTGACACCGCAGGCGATCCTTTATCATTTGCGACACAGGGATTATTCGGCAGCCTGTCGACACCGAGCAACCTGATGATTTTTTATGCGCTGCTGTACGGGGCAGCCGCACTATGGCTCTCCATTCGTTATTTTGCTGCGCGGGACGTCTAA
- a CDS encoding YneF family protein, with protein sequence MWEYIIPVLTLIVGLVGGFAIGVWYLKNQMSNMQMDEKQLQQIARSMGMNLNQKQLNQMTRRMQNTKPGTGKKKK encoded by the coding sequence ATGTGGGAATATATTATTCCGGTTCTTACATTGATTGTCGGTTTGGTCGGCGGCTTTGCGATCGGCGTATGGTATCTGAAGAATCAGATGTCCAACATGCAGATGGATGAGAAGCAGCTGCAGCAAATTGCCCGGTCAATGGGTATGAATCTGAATCAAAAGCAATTGAATCAGATGACTCGGAGAATGCAGAATACAAAACCGGGTACAGGAAAGAAGAAAAAATAA
- the cysC gene encoding adenylyl-sulfate kinase gives MASHNTNIVWHQSAITKADRQGKNGHRSVVLWFTGLSGAGKSTLANEVERRLHEKDAHTYLLDGDNIRHGINKDLGFSPEARTENIRRIGEVAKLFVDAGLIVLTAFISPYRADRELARSLMEDGEFIEVYVQCALEECEKRDPKGLYTKAKAGEIPEFTGVSAPYEEPELPELIITTDATSLNECAEQVIAYLEQKLIL, from the coding sequence ATGGCGTCACATAATACAAACATTGTCTGGCATCAGAGTGCGATAACGAAAGCGGATCGGCAAGGAAAAAACGGACATAGGAGCGTAGTGCTGTGGTTTACCGGTCTATCCGGTGCAGGAAAATCGACGCTTGCTAATGAGGTAGAGCGGCGCCTGCATGAAAAAGATGCGCATACGTATCTGCTTGACGGAGATAACATTCGGCATGGGATTAACAAAGACCTCGGTTTTAGCCCGGAAGCTAGGACGGAGAACATTCGCCGCATTGGTGAGGTAGCGAAATTATTCGTCGATGCTGGTCTGATCGTGCTAACGGCATTTATTTCTCCGTACCGTGCGGATCGAGAACTGGCCCGCAGTCTGATGGAAGACGGTGAATTCATTGAGGTGTATGTGCAGTGTGCGCTTGAAGAGTGTGAGAAGCGTGATCCGAAGGGGTTATATACGAAGGCGAAAGCAGGCGAAATTCCGGAATTCACAGGAGTTTCTGCTCCGTATGAAGAGCCCGAGCTGCCGGAGCTTATAATCACAACGGATGCAACGTCTCTTAATGAGTGCGCCGAGCAGGTTATTGCGTATCTGGAGCAGAAACTTATTTTGTAA
- a CDS encoding MATE family efflux transporter encodes MASRNMDFTEGNIMRQMIAFSLPIFLTNVLQTSYQFIDSLWVGNLLGSDALASVSVSATIVFTMLSFIIGMNGATLTILAQRKGAHDEEGLKESLNAFVVVFALLSIGIGVVGYFLSPYILTLIKTPPAIHELATQYLQVNFIGIVFLFGYNFIGTVLRALGDSRTPIRFVFMAVILNTVLDPLFIAYFDMGVVGAAVATIISQGFSFVYALIYTKKMGKIPFTRPHMPSRAYALAIFKLGIPAGLQMMVISGGMMAIMSVVNTFGEDVVAGFGAAQRMDSLIMLPIVTLGSAINSMAGQNIGAGKWERVSDITRSGIILIVSVSLVIALLVYMSATYLLDLFVDNPKSIAFGTTYLATVCFFYPFLGINFVLNGVIRGAGGMIQILVLNFISFWVLRYPLTALFSEWFGEAGIAYGMGASFIVSAVFAIAYYRLGRWREIRVLQR; translated from the coding sequence ATGGCATCAAGAAACATGGACTTTACGGAAGGGAATATTATGCGGCAGATGATTGCCTTTTCCCTGCCGATTTTTTTGACAAATGTACTGCAAACATCCTATCAATTCATCGATAGCCTGTGGGTAGGAAACCTGCTGGGCTCCGATGCACTCGCTTCTGTATCTGTATCTGCGACGATCGTATTCACGATGCTGTCGTTTATTATTGGGATGAATGGGGCTACTTTGACGATTCTGGCCCAGCGCAAGGGAGCGCATGATGAAGAAGGGTTAAAGGAGTCATTGAACGCATTTGTCGTCGTTTTTGCGCTGCTTTCGATCGGCATTGGTGTTGTCGGCTACTTTTTGTCTCCTTATATTCTAACCCTTATTAAGACGCCTCCAGCCATTCATGAGCTGGCTACGCAATATCTTCAGGTGAATTTTATTGGGATTGTCTTCTTATTTGGCTATAATTTTATCGGAACGGTATTACGAGCGCTAGGAGACAGCCGTACACCTATTCGCTTCGTATTTATGGCGGTTATTTTGAATACGGTGCTGGACCCGTTATTTATTGCTTATTTTGACATGGGTGTCGTTGGCGCGGCTGTAGCCACCATCATCTCCCAAGGCTTTTCCTTTGTGTATGCGCTCATTTATACGAAGAAGATGGGCAAGATTCCGTTCACTCGTCCGCACATGCCATCCCGTGCCTATGCGCTTGCCATTTTTAAGCTGGGGATTCCGGCAGGTCTACAGATGATGGTGATTTCCGGAGGCATGATGGCGATTATGAGTGTAGTTAACACATTTGGAGAAGATGTTGTAGCGGGCTTTGGTGCCGCACAGCGCATGGATAGTCTCATTATGCTGCCCATCGTCACATTAGGCTCAGCAATTAACAGCATGGCCGGACAGAATATCGGTGCAGGTAAATGGGAGCGTGTAAGCGACATAACGCGCAGCGGCATTATTTTAATTGTGAGTGTCTCACTTGTGATTGCCCTTCTCGTATATATGTCAGCGACGTATTTGTTGGATTTGTTTGTTGATAATCCCAAATCGATAGCTTTTGGTACGACGTACTTAGCGACAGTATGCTTTTTCTATCCATTCCTTGGCATTAATTTTGTTTTGAATGGTGTCATTCGCGGTGCGGGTGGAATGATTCAAATTCTTGTCTTGAATTTTATTTCGTTCTGGGTCCTGCGTTATCCGTTGACGGCATTATTCTCCGAATGGTTCGGTGAAGCGGGGATTGCCTATGGCATGGGAGCTAGCTTCATTGTTAGTGCGGTATTTGCAATTGCGTACTATCGTTTGGGACGCTGGCGTGAAATCAGAGTGCTGCAGAGATAA
- a CDS encoding RNA polymerase sigma factor SigX produces MEVRVALTKEKLFASAPAESFQELFTTYYPSVVRQIMRVVKEKAVAEDIAQEVFLKLYNTDRTQITNLPAWLAKAALHMAYNYIRSTNRRQARDEKVGQEQEIYSLSSEENWLKQDEILTVREVLTEMDERDRTLLMMKYSGFNYKELAEAVQVESSSVGTLLSRAKTKFRTMYKQIRGYQE; encoded by the coding sequence ATGGAGGTCCGGGTCGCTTTGACAAAAGAAAAACTATTTGCTTCTGCACCTGCCGAAAGCTTTCAAGAGCTATTTACCACCTACTACCCTTCTGTTGTCCGACAAATTATGCGTGTCGTTAAAGAGAAGGCCGTAGCTGAGGATATTGCTCAAGAAGTTTTCCTGAAATTATACAATACTGATCGTACCCAGATCACAAATCTTCCCGCATGGCTTGCAAAAGCGGCGCTGCATATGGCTTATAACTACATACGGTCTACGAACCGAAGACAAGCCCGTGACGAGAAGGTAGGACAGGAACAAGAAATATACAGCCTCTCCTCAGAAGAGAATTGGCTGAAGCAAGATGAAATTTTAACCGTACGTGAAGTGCTGACTGAGATGGACGAGCGAGATCGAACACTGCTTATGATGAAATATTCCGGCTTTAATTACAAGGAATTGGCTGAAGCGGTGCAAGTTGAGAGCTCTTCTGTCGGCACGCTGCTCTCACGCGCTAAAACAAAATTCCGCACCATGTATAAACAAATAAGGGGGTATCAGGAATGA